The proteins below are encoded in one region of Vespa velutina chromosome 11, iVesVel2.1, whole genome shotgun sequence:
- the LOC124952819 gene encoding serine/threonine-protein kinase SMG1 isoform X1, translated as MKYIGHADHPQSNVMNSCGSFNTNTKLRGLRNSETLEESPCNSQGSDIEKGDGGTLTSYGINDFNVPRGTLVICQRNSNNYLSDHSFSKFKPRISGIPRNEPRMARGSSSGDRGRGGLRGRGFKKTSERDANTESSYHSTPKPKFQESLKNQENSQNKYYDDKRINEDSRISKLLRRLCREDDYDHFMMLCKQVQEGILAPENQRYIRRNLEHICESLLDILHSGPGPDAKQHVTKCLGRIGYVVDQDFKRFIEWTFSKYSLERKDDIKCLLIKSFVEMLKLDAETPRLKEFSVSMMSQLQSTLENVDRSDLLVATVDAILLLIESYPETFSNHFRDTVDILVGWHIDSTQQRSIVAYASKSLQKLRTFWIADLQFTLTLLGQFLEDMESYDEELTLPEFGRNSPGDETSPTPKECILRITSLISVFNTVTKSISDHLNPNLTPNVQWSFLMDCLSKMLKTVVKAIELNEGYEEWSQNLIAPFENSENVIKCARHMHSSQKYIETLLKSFNKEEISEENLIKMLKCLYINKRNDNKNSKIMIDKDILTKEKEQSLMNILASMELKRKKNVDLSEEKEELIMVANECAFLLLGYIQSRVTKNHDLLYKFIDLQLQRVNIFWDDTIISMLNTISKVIKEVSANLPLELVHKLLGKNSTLLKLRFRNSISIQSASLGVYHSLLSLKNIPLLQEAYRYILADLEMAYKLILRDIDCLVIDNPFTNVQYKKSDAEIVIIFILRALSDIANASNSIIGMWALKPTILELLAVKLKPYDPALSIASPLLQYSILYLLYAHCSRYNHFVPSSSLITGTTACRPIDMFPGTLDVPTTSPTSGHLSIILNLIAKTYNKRSPNRTLLLLSNWMQEICIQSENYIGILSKTKECENVITSLIACGATTDHDILIAICSIFEILLSSKNVVWRQEIYSSIVDFAMLHLTSYDKHVREKYSQLLINVPLNIVIPKLNKECLPSETKKFQEIESYSLESLILAQRLHMRGNNNGEMQAQYFKTYMAFLLQEHYIDASGLAEIFTLCWPTVSENEIMTKMYALALANCSFLFFWCGLEAAQHCVINKLRTSLGKPQETFTSIEGALKILAREISYNPEIMKKDNRGLDYLLHEHTRVRLFIEFLEHLERVIHNAAEGCAVALSPLSKPVRTFFHTNKSTCKEWLNRIRLALCVVSLHSGLATAALRNGQRLLEDLSICENTQGIEFERATLCTAQAMVMLGEAEALQGLYIYTKEKDRKFPWLKAAMEEAAGHYESAAENYKQIIEEQWYTMDEDIRGAKIDGDNQVATFCMQHLTKCYRAVNDWSQLETWKVIESDILSQEKNMLLKKQMMENIVPQQAKCLKKFEAGEIISLEELSNWNLLDEETRTNWSCAKTLIECNNTLTNIAMSAHINEYKTSFDKDIQRCQKVAAKTMEEGLRNVPSEYLSDSVLIQYSATSLKNLLAGKQNNVFELYKEDKINNLSTSILTQILWWSDYFCKTNNAISNEVASLRLHVVRSARKEGNFNLAKREMIKYFKIEQDLFQIKDIQGCTFTEIIEKMLTESMHVKWSKNNMRAFREFAKLLYDMENIEEALKVCSATSLGISQSIVGGEQLADLRETGTKLLLTLSKWIQQDANITDNHQLEDLLRFEAVHNDGLMNKLFGDTTDLIPTSDMIIGKLMQLGVNQCPDLPLAWSSFAAWCYKWGRKIVDNSNSGQLTDTDRINIQSLLPIDITENDLNAIFSILSQNKTIPEDEGDIDTNDINTSEMIENQLRNVPILCHASNEHLGMLVDIWRQAQKRIYSYYELSANAYFKYLQLTNNENNNCDTITATLRLLRLVVKHALELQNVLESGLSTTPTGPWKEIIPQLFSRLSHPEAYVRTQVSELLCRVAENSPHLITFPAVVGAVSGQRKNYDKVVYERAENDTSQHNDLDYIEEDNESTYNDENQGFMDACFAQLVDCLSNRIPDSVSQVKILVKELRRITLLWDELWLATLCQHHTEISKRFEQLEFEVQKVQDNAWLISEEKDKLIAEKHRIILKPIVFILENLLAMTSVSAETPHEKSFQDKFGPTIQEVISRLNNPKNPAKPQMAGLSLKHLETKLAQRVQKRTTYSLSMTDISPVLANLKDTCIAMPGVAAFGNKVVTIKSVDNNVQILPTKTKPKKLMFHGSDGYTYTYLFKGLEDLHLDERIMQFLNICNTMMSKNNDTKKVYRARHYSVIPLGPRSGLIQWVDGVTPLFVLYKRWQQRESAMANKSGNTAILRPSELFYNKLTPLLNERGIALDNRKEWPLQVLKQVLSELMVETPKDLLAKEIWCNSINAGCWWQATKNYSYSVAVMSIIGYIIGLGDRHLDNVLVDLNTGEVVHIDYNVCFEKGKTLRVPEKVPFRMTPNIKAALGVTGVEGIFRLACEHTLRVMRRGRETLLTLLEAFVYDPLVDWRAGADNSIASYGACQARARCTGIGRKQLEQELTRAMFAVRIAEMRAEWLANKDELVKTFPLLCHHLTCWIEATEASQQCQDLLQDRHQQLALVKEAQAMGRNHALYSVVKRYNTFKRARDAHEKARIGLKEKIDECEKQINMHNIALASVRGPQLGQWLTELGTSATREDHVVFDLVKEFLQNAGQNQMILQCEQSENELTQLATQQSILIRSCLDLMSQYSAICNLYPISIVSQHRTVVYHAWANKLLASGTVEACHEVITQFEANFGQINGNNSQEQQIVTFSYHMQAILNEANEKFKKAYERMVSEGLPEAISRIEKAYTESRVQITGFLRREKGAERALECVNITALCALNKRYLMMEGAAKCAGDCLVDLTSREGDWFLDEMRLMSSLISELVTLIPENHKTNNDPKISLVLKCLKSADSIYKGLQELNYNFHTIILPEAMKTIITEEPTVIRMINELNEIIISTGIPLGDILRQLEIHLRFTVMEMESPHAMVQNLVSNMRSRFETLLSRPADIQELNHDETLTPGQMLLMGFNGLFEKLQMEGNALVITLSSLDIPINWKKIDQIREAKEMAAPIFNKAARQVLEDIFLIKRLYTIQEFFIMCRDIATAFRGEMANVYDDERLNKPVRVFTADYVSRQLLGVMTQTLAIALCFLLQRMGLNVTTEIEQRDIGAESKVSIEELCRKMVDLCLKQGLFTGSVLAQASALSSTLESAWRRKQSARLAQQGVELARASVQRLQLQLTAHNWLYEDNFLLRSNMSPMNPLNRSAFMLELRKTAAALSNLQSRVCEAREQQQNLVSSAIQRLKWAAGANPALGEVMSAFDNAVLSSCEKLTQQHNLAAAVINTCNSILHYEALRTRTSESVTHDANFIKLVKHWEESCLLTINLTITVSPIEESLIELLQLENNVDANWLKQAEKLISEAIIDTQKKLQEKQDILHNAHDCLRGRVTSLQNILAEHHKLMSDVRVLLKTMVKQENIIGLQEFLNTYRSFTETLSTVVKELESDNLDPTRGIGIKSELESMAIIVPNLYNELLEFASEHRLNPNKGSEKECSLKKKAKLMRQDSVCLSPKKGIPLARDPTTGKAVQERNAYALNVWRRVRMKLEGRDPYPTRKYTTAEQVEYVIREAQSTDNLALLYEGWTPWV; from the exons ATGAAATATATAGGTCATGCAGACCATCCGCAGAGTAATGTAATGAATAGCTGTGGGAGCTTTAATACTAACACGAAGTTACGTGGACTGAGGAACTCAGAGACACTTGAAGAGTCTCCTTGTAATAGTCAAGGAAGTGATATTGAAAAAGGAGACGGAGGTACTCTGACTAGCTacggtattaacgattttaatgTCCCTCGTGGCACTTTGGTCATTTGCCAACGAAATTCCAACAATTATTTGTCAGATCATTCATTCTCCAAGTTTAAACcaag aaTTAGTGGGATACCACGCAATGAACCTCGAATGGCTCGTGGTAGCAGTTCAGGAGATCGTGGCAGAGGAGGCTTACGTGGTCGAGGTTTTAAGAAAACATCTGAACGTGATGCGAATACAGAGTCCAGTTATCACTCTACACCTAAACCGAAGTTTCAAGAATCGCTGAAAAATCAGGAAAATTCACAGAACAAATACTATGATGACAAAAGAATAAAcg AGGACTCCAGAATTTCCAAGCTTCTGAGGCGGCTGTGCCGTGAGGATGATTATGATCATTTCATGATGCTTTGCAAACAAGTACAAGAAGGTATACTAGCACCTGaaaatcaaagatatataAGACGGAACTTGGAACATATCTGTGAAAGCTTATTGGATATTTTACATTCTGGTCCTGGACCAGATGCAAAGCAGCATGTGACAAAATGTTTAGGTCGTATCGGATATGTCGTAGATCAAGATTTCAAAAg ATTTATAGAATGGACTTTTAGTAAGTATTCcttggaaagaaaagatgacaTAAAATgtctattaataaaatcttttgttGAAATGCTCAAACTGGATGCAGAAACACCAAGATTAAAGGAATTCTCAGTg tcTATGATGTCACAGTTGCAATCAACATTGGAAAATGTTGATAGATCGGATTTATTAGTGGCAACAGTGGATGccatattattgttaatcgaATCATATCCTGAAACTTTTTCCAATCATTTTCGTGATACAGTTGATATTTTAGTGGGTTGGCATATAGATTCAACACAGCAAAGATCCATTGTAGCTTATGCTAGTAAAAGCTTGCAGAAGTTACGAACATTTTGGATTGCAGATTTGCAATTTACGTTGACTTTATTAGGACAATTTTTGGAAGACATGGAAAGTTATGATGAAGAATTAACTTTACCTGAATTTGGCAGAAATTCACCTGGCGATGAAACATCTCCAACACCTAAAGAATGTATACTTCGTATTACATCTTTGATATCTGTGTTCAATACTGTAACTAAAAGTATATCTGATCATTTGAATCCTAATCTTACACCTAATGTACAATGGTCCTTTTTAATGGATTGCCTAtcaaaaatgttgaaaactGTAGTAAAGGcaattgaattaaatgaaGGTTATGAGGAGTGGTCGCAAAATCTTATTGCACCATTTGAAAATAgtgaaaatgtaattaaatgtgCAAGACATATGCATTCATCGCAAAAGTATATTGAAACacttttaaaaagttttaataaggAAGAAATTAGTGAAgagaatttaataaagatgctcaaatgtttatatattaacaagagaaatgataataaaaattctaaaattatGATTGATAAAGATAtcttaacaaaagaaaaggaacaatcTTTGATGAACATACTTGCTTCAatggaattaaaaagaaaaaaaaatgtcgatctgtcagaagaaaaagaagaattgatCATGGTTGCAAATGAATGTGCATTTTTGCTCCTAGGATACATTCAAAGTCGTGTAACTAAAAATCACGatcttctttataaatttatcgatcttCAATTGCAAAGAGTCAACATTTTTTGGGATGATACAATTATTTCTATGTTAAATACTATTTCAAAAGTGATAAAAGAGGTATCAGCCAATTTGCCTTTGGAACTGGTGCATAAGTTACTTGGAAAAAATTCAACCTTATTAAAATTAAGGTTCAGAAATTCAATATCCATACAAAGTGCTAGCCTTGGTGTATATCATAGTCTCTTGAGTTTGAAGAACATTCCGTTATTACAAGAggcatatagatatatattagcTGATTTAGAAATGGCTTACAAACTTATTCTAAGAGATATTGATTGTTTAGTCATAGACAATCCTTTCACTAATGTGCAATATAAAAAGTCAGATGcagaaattgttattatttttattctacgtGCACTTTCAGATATAG cAAATGCAAGTAATTCAATAATTGGAATGTGGGCATTAAAACCAACTATTTTAGAACTCCTTGCTGTTAAATTAAAACCATATGACCCAGCATTATCTATTGCCAGTCCATTGTTACAGTATAGCATTTTGTATCTACTTTATGCACATTGCTCTag GTATAATCATTTTGTACCAAGCTCTAGTTTAATAACAGGAACAACTGCATGCCGCCCAATAGATATGTTTCCTGGAACGTTAGATGTACCAACGACGTCACCTACAAGCGGCCATTTATCTATAATACTTAATCTTATAGCAAAGACATATAACAAAAGAAGTCCCAATAGaacattattacttttatctaaTTGGATGCAAGAGATTTGTATACAATCTGAAAATTACATTGGTATTTTGAGTAAAACTAAGGAATGTGAAAATGTTATTACCAGTTTAATCGCTTGTGGTGCTACAACTGatcatgatattttaattgctatttgttctatttttgaaattttattgagTTCGAAGAATGTTGTGTGGAGACAAGAAATTTATTCAAGTATTGTTGACTTTGCAATGTTACATCTGACTTCATATGATAAGCATGTACGTGAAAAGTATAGTCAACTACTTATAAACGTGCCtcttaatattgttattccAAAATTGAATAAAGAATGCTTACCGTCAGAAACAAAG aaatttcaaGAGATTGAGAGTTATTCATTAGAATCTTTAATTCTTGCACAAAGATTACACATGAGAGGTAATAACAATGGCGAAATGCAAGCACAATATTTTAAAACCTACATGGCATTTTTATTACAAGAACATTACATTGATGCATCCGGTTTAGCtgaaatatttactttgtGCTGGCCAACAGT gtctgaaaatgaaataatgacaaaaatgtATGCGCTGGCACTTGCAAAttgttctttcttatttttttggtGTGGCCTTGAGGCTGCACAACATTGTGTGATTAATAAATTGCGTACTTCTCTTGGGAAACCGCAAGAAACATTTACAAGCATTGAAGGAGCCTTGAAAATTTTGGCTCGCGAGATATCATACAATccagaaataatgaaaaaagataatcgtGGCTTAGATTATCTGTTGCATGAGCATACACGTGTAAGGCTTTTTATAGAATTCCTGGAACATTTAGAAAGAGTTATTCACAATGCTGCAGAAGGATGTGCCGTAGCATTATCACCCTTATCAAAACCAGTACGAACTTTTTTCCACACTAATAAATCTACATGTAAGGAATGGTTAAATCGCATTCGTTTGGCTTTATGCGTTGTTTCATTGCATTCGGGATTGGCAACAGCAGCTCTAAGAAATGGTCAAAGACTTTTAGAAGATCTAAGCATTTGTGAAAATACTCAAGGTATTGAATTTGAGAGAGCAACTCTTTGCACAGCTCAAGCTATGGTTATGTTAGGAGAAGCAGAAGCGTTACAAggtctttatatttatacaaaagaaaaggataggaaaTTTCCTTGGCTGAAAGCAGCTATGGAAGAAGCTGCTGGTCATTATGAATCAGCTGctgaaaattataaacaaattattgaaGAGCAGTGGTATACCATGGATGAAGATATAAGAGGTGCAAAAATAGATGGTGACAATCAAGTAGCAACATTTTGTATGCAACATCTTACTAAGTGTTATAGAGCTGTTAACGATTGGTCGCAGTTGGAAACATGGAAAGTGATAGAAAGTGATATCTTATCTCAAGAAAAGAATATgcttttaaaaaaacaaatgatggAAAACATAGTTCCTCAGCAGgcaaaatgtttaaaaaagttTGAAGCTggtgaaattatttctctggAAGAATTATCTAATTGGAACTTATTGGATgaagaaacaagaacaaaTTGGAGTTGTGCTAAGACTCTTATAGAATGCAACAACACTTTAACTAATATTGCAATGAGTGCTCAtatcaatgaatataaaacTTCATTTGACAAAGACATACAGAGATGTCAGAAAGTAGCAGCAAAAACGATGGAGGAAGGCTTAAGAAATGTACCTTCAGAGTACCTAAGCGATTCtgtattaatacaatattctGCTACTagcttgaaaaatttattagctggaaaacaaaacaatgtattcgaattatataaagaagataaaattaataacttgAGTACTAGTATTTTGACCCAAATTTTATGGTGGTCAGATTATTTCTGTAAAACGAATAATGCTATTTCTAATGAAGTGGCTAGCTTAAGATTACATGTGGTTCGAAGTGCAAGGAAAGAAGGGAATTTTAATTTAGCAAAACGAGAAATGATAAAGTATTTCAAAATTGAACAAGACTTATTCCAGATCAAAGATATACAGGGTTGCACTTTTACAgagattatagaaaaaatgCTTACAGAGTCTATGCATGTGAAATggtctaaaaataatatgcgTGCGTTTAGAGAATTTGCAAAATTGTTATATGATATGGAAAATATAGAGGAAGCATTGAAAGTATGTAGTGCCACGTCGTTAGGAATTTCTCAATCTATTGTAGGCGGAGAACAATTGGCAGATTTAAGAGAAACAGGAACTAAACTTTTACTTACTCTTAGTAAATGGATACAACAAGATGCGAATATAACTGATAATCATCAATTAGAAGATTTATTAAGATTTGAAGCTGTCCACAATGATggtttaatgaataaattgttCGGAGACACAACAGATTTGATACCTACATCAGATATGATAATTGGAAAGTTAATGCAATTAGGTGTAAATCAATGTCCTGATCTACCTTTAGCATGGTCTAGCTTTGCAGCATGGTGCTACAAGTGGGGTAGAAAAATTGTTGACAATTCCAATTCTGGCCAACTTACAGACAcagatcgaataaatatacaatctCTGTTACCTATAGATATTACGGAAAACGATCTTAATgcgattttttcaatattaagtCAAAACAAAACCATTCCAGAAGATGAGGGTGATATAGATACCAACGATATAAATACGTCAGAGATGATAGAAAATCAATTACGAAATGTTCCAATTTTATGTCATGCCAGTAATGAACATCTTGGCATGTTAGTTGATATATGGAGGCAAGCTCAGAAacgaatttattcttattacgaATTATCTGCGAAtgcttattttaaatatttgcaattaacaaataatgaGAACAACAATTGCGATACTATCACAGCTACATTAAGGCTTTTACGTCTTGTTGTAAAACACGCTTTAGAACTTCAGAATGTACTTGAATCTGGACTTTCAACAACACCCACTGGTCCATGGAAGGAAATTATACCGCAACTATTTTCAAGACTTAGTCATCCAGAAGCATATGTGCGAACCCAAGTTTCCGAACTTTTATGCAGAGTGGCAGAAAATTCCCCCCATTTGATAACTTTTCCTGCTGTGGTGGGAGCTGTTTCTggtcaaagaaaaaattatgacaAAGTGGTTTATGAAAGGGCAGAAAATGATACATCCCAGCATAATGATTTAGATTATATAGAAGAGGATAATGAATCTACTTATAATGATGAAAATCAAGGCTTTATGGATGCTTGTTTTGCACAATTGGTTGATTGTTTATCTAATAGAATCCCAGATTCCGTTAGCCAAGTGAAAATACTTGTTAAAGAACTTCGTAGAATTACTTTGTTATGGGATGAATTATGGTTAGCAACATTATGTCAACATCACACAGAAATTAGCAAGAGATTTGAACAGCTTGAATTCGAAGTTCAAAAAGTACAAGACAATGCTTGGCTTATctcagaagagaaagataagttAATTGCTGAAAAGCACAGGATCATTTTAAAACCAATTGTATTTATCCTTGAAAATCTTTTAGCAATGACATCTGTGTCAGCAGAAACTCCACatgaaaaaagttttcaaGACAAGTTTGGCCCTACAATACAAGAAGTAATTAGTAGATTAAATAATCCGAAAAATCCTGCAAAACCTCAAATGGCTGGATTGTCTTTAAAACATTTAGAAACAAAATTAGCACAACGTGTACAAAAACGGACTACTTATTCATTGTCAATGACAGATATTAGCCCAGTCCTAGCTAATTTAAAGGATACATGTATTGCTATGCCAGGTGTTGCTGCTTTTGGCAATAAAGTTGTTACTATTAAATCTGTTGACAATAATGTACAAATATTACCAACTAAAACAAAACCTAAAAAGCTTATGTTTCATGGTTCAGATGgttatacttatacatatttatttaaaggaTTGGAAGACTTACATCTTGATGAAAGAATCatgcaatttttaaatatatgcaaTACTATGATGTCTAAAAACAATGATACTAAGAAAGTTTACAGAGCACGTCATTATTCTGTCATCCCTTTGGGCCCACGATCTGGTCTTATACAATGGGTTGATGGTGTTACGCCATTATTTGTTCTTTACAAACGTTGGCAACAGAGAGAAAGTGCCATGGCAAATAAAAGTGGTAACACAGCAATTTTGCGACCTTCTgaattattctataataaattaactcCATTACTGAACGAAAGAGGTATTGCATtggataatagaaaagaatggCCTCTTCAAGTGCTTAAACAAGTATTATCAGAATTAATGGTGGAGACTCCGAAGGATTTATTAGCCAA AGAAATCTGGTGTAACAGCATTAATGCAGGATGTTGGTGGCAGGCaactaaaaattattcatattctGTTGCTGTTATGTCAATTATTGGTTATATTATAGGATTGGGTGATAGGCACTTAGATAACGTATTGGTTGATCTTAATACCGGAGAAGTGGTACATATAGATTATAATGTATgctttgaaaaaggaaagacctTACGTGTACCAGAAAAGGTACCTTTCAGGATGACACCCAATATCAAAGCTGCTTTAGGTGTAACTGGTGTTGAG GGTATATTTCGGTTGGCCTGTGAACATACTCTTAGAGTTATGCGTAGAGGACGAGAAACATTACTTACTTTATTGGAAGCATTTGTATATGATCCTTTAGTAGATTGGAGAGCTGGAGCTGATAATAGTATTGCAAGTTATGGAGCATGCCAAGCTAGGGCGAGATGTACTGGTATAGGACGAAAACAATTAGAACAGGAACTTACACGAGCTATGTTTGCCGTTAGAATAGCAGAAATGCGAGCGGAATGGCTTGCAAACAa ggATGAATTAGTTAAAACTTTTCCTTTGCTATGTCATCATTTAACATGTTGGATTGAGGCAACTGAAGCATCACAGCAGTGTCAAGATTTATTGCAAGATAGACATCAACAACTTGCACTAGTAAAAGAGGCTCAGGCAATGGGACGTAATCATGCATTATATTCAGtggtaaaaagatataatacgtTTAAGCGAGCAAGAGATGCGCATGAAAAAGCCAGAATAGGATTGAAGGAGAAAATAGATGAATGTGAGAAGCAAATTAACATGCACAat ATTGCATTGGCTTCTGTGAGAGGACCACAACTAGGCCAATGGTTAACGGAATTAGGAACGTCAGCTACACGAGAAGATCATGTTGTTTTTGATCTCGTTAAAGAATTTCTACAGAATGCTGGTCAAAATCAAATGATTCTTCAGTGCGAGCAATCTGAGAATGAATTAACACAATTAGCTACTCAACAGTCTATTCTTATTCGAAGTTGTTTGGATCTTATGAGTCAATATTCAGCGATATGTAATCTTTATCCAATAAGTATTGTTTCACAACATCGTACAGTTGTTTACCATGCTTGGGCAAATAAGTTGCTGGCATCGGGAACGGTGGAAGCTTGTCATGAAGTTATAACTCAATTTGAAGCAAATTTTGGCcaaataaatggaaataattcTCAGGAACAACAAATAGTGACATTTTCTTATCATATGCAAGCCATCTTGAATGAAGCAAATGAGAAGTTTAAAAAAGCTTATGAAAGGATGGTATCCGAGGGTCTACCAGAAGCTATTAGTAGAATTGAAAAGGCGTATACGGAATCAAGAGTTCAGATTACAGGATTTTTGAGACGTGAAAAAGGTGCGGAAAGAGCACTTGAGTGCGTTAATATAACAGCGCTTTGTGCTTTgaacaaaagatatttaatgatGGAAGGAGCTGCTAAATGTGCAGGAGATTGTTTAGTTGATCTTACATCAAGGGAAGGAGATTGGTTTTTAGATGAAATGAGATTGATGTCATCGTTAATATCTGAACTTGTTACGTTGATACCCGAGAATCATAAAACGAATAACGATCCAAAAATATCCCTTGTATTGAAATGTCTCAAAAGCGCCGACTCTATCTATAAAGGATTACAAGaacttaattataattttcatacaattattttaccAGAAGCCATGAAGACGATTATTACAGAGGAACCAACTGTAATTAGGATGataaacgaattaaatgaaataatcataTCGACAGGAATACCCCTAGGCGATATTCTTAGACAACTGGAAATACATCTTAGATTTACTGTAATGGAAATGGAGAGTCCACATGCAATGGTACAAAATTTAGTATCCAACATGAGATCACGATTCGAAACGTTACTATCTAGGCCTGCAGATATTCAAGAACTTAATCACGATGAGACATTAACACCTGGTCAAATGCTTTTAATGGGTTTCAATGGATTATTTGAAAAGTTGCAAATGGAAGGTAATGCTCTGGTGATTACATTGAGTTCCCTTGATATTCCAATAAATTGGAAAAAGATCGACCAAATTAGAGAAGCTAAAGAAATGGCTGCGcctatatttaataaagcaGCGCGACAAGTTTTAGAAGATATTTTCCTGATAAAGagattatatacaatacaggaattttttataatgtgcAGAGATATTGCTACAGCATTTAGAGGGGAGATGGCAAATGTTTATGACGACGAAAGATTAAACAAACCAGTAAGAGTATTTACTGCAGATTATGTCTCGAGACAACTCCTTGGAGTAATGACCCAAACACTTGCCATTGCATTATGCTTTTTACTACAAAGAATGGGATTAAATGTTACTACTGAAATTGAACAAAGAGATATTGGAGCAGAGAGCAAAGTTTCAATCGAGGAATTATGTAGAAAAATGGTTGATTTATGTTTAAAACAAGGTTTGTTTACGGGATCTGTTTTAGCTCAAGCTAGTGCATTGAGTAGTACATTAGAGAGTGCTtggagaagaaaacaaagtgCAAGACTGGCGCAACAAGGTGTTGAATTAGCACGAGCTAGCGTACAAAGATTGCAACTCCAGCTAACAGCACATAATTGGTTATACGAAGATAATTTTCTACTGAGATCTAATATGAGTCCCATGAATCCATTAA atcgttCTGCCTTTATGTTGGAATTAAGAAAAACAGCTGCAGCTCTATCTAATTTACAATCAAGAGTATGCGAGGCACGAGAGCAGCAACAAAATCTGGTGTCTAGCGCTATTCAGCGTCTAAAATGGGCTGCTGGTGCAAATCCAGCATTAGGCGAAGTCATGTCGGCATTCGACAATGCGGTATTATCTTCGTGTGAAAAATTAACGCAACAACATAATCTCGCGGCCGCTGTTATCAATACTTGTAATTCTATATTACATTACGAAGCATTACGGACTAGAACATCGGAAAGTGTTACCCACGATGCAAATTTTATCAAGCTTGTTAAGCATTGGGAAGAGAGttgtttattaacaattaatttaacaattacTGTTAGTCCAATAGAAGAAAGtcttattgaattattacAGTTAGAAAATAATGTCGATGCTAACTGGTTGAAACAAGCAGAGAAACTTATTTCTGAGGCGATCATCGATACGCAAAAGAAATTACAAGAAAAGCAAGATATTTTGCACAATGCACATGATTGCTTAAGAGGACGAGTGACGAGCCTTCAGAATATACTTGCAGAACATCATAAATTAATGTCCGATGTTCGAGTTCTATTAAAGACTATGGtcaaacaagaaaatattatcggactgcaagaatttttaaatacttacCGATCATTCACCGAAACCTTATCTACGGTCGTAAAAGAATTAGAATCAGACAATTTAGATCCCACAAGAGGCATTGGTATAAAGTCTGAATTAGAGAGTATGGCGATTATAGTACCGAACTTATATAACGAGCTGTTGGAATTTGCTAGTGAACACAGATTAAATCCAAATAAGGGATCAGAGAAAGAATGTTCTCTTAAAAAGAAAGCTAAATTAATGAGACAAGATAGCGTATGTCTTAGTCCTAAAAAGGGAATTCCTTTAGCTAGAGATCCAACTACAGGCAAAg CTGTTCAAGAACGAAATGCGTATGCGCTAAATGTATGGCGACGCGTGAGAATGAAATTAGAGGGACGAGATCCATATCCAACGCGCAAGTATACGACGGCCGAACAAGTGGAATACGTAATACGTGAAGCACAAAGCACTGATAATTTAGCTCTCTTATATGAGGGTTGGACACCATGGGTTTGA